A genomic stretch from Anaerolinea thermophila UNI-1 includes:
- the hisS gene encoding histidine--tRNA ligase, translated as MKAIVPSVKGTRDFYPEIMAVRNWLYARIREVSEKFGYQEYEGPFLERVDLYAAKSGEELVNEQSFVFQDRGGDYIALRPELTPTLARMVAQRQNELVYPLRWWSFGPFWRYERPQKGRTREFFQWNIDIIGSQAIEADAELLAVAVEFFKSVGLTSQQVKLLVNNRRLMDVQLENLGIREGQKRDVFRLIDRKEKLPLPEWRQYAFDFGLTQEQLSGLESLLVNESLWETSDELKRVFELLEGMGIREYVEFAPQIIRGLDYYTGTVFEAKDLDGGRSILGGGHYDNLVANVGGEPLPGVGFAMGDVMITLVLEKYGKLPALETAPAQVLVTVFDLERLPQSFALAARLREQGLKVVWYPEAAKLQKQLKFADRAGIRFAVIYGPDEISAGQVALKDLHQRNQELVSVENVGERVRQILAQSERV; from the coding sequence ATGAAAGCAATCGTGCCTTCTGTTAAAGGGACAAGAGATTTTTATCCGGAAATCATGGCAGTTCGAAACTGGTTGTATGCCAGAATCCGGGAGGTTTCTGAAAAGTTCGGGTATCAGGAATACGAGGGTCCTTTCCTGGAACGAGTTGACTTATATGCCGCAAAATCAGGAGAGGAACTGGTCAATGAGCAATCCTTCGTTTTTCAGGATCGCGGAGGCGATTATATTGCTCTGCGTCCTGAGCTCACTCCAACGTTAGCCCGAATGGTTGCCCAGCGTCAGAATGAACTGGTTTACCCTTTACGGTGGTGGTCTTTTGGCCCTTTCTGGCGATATGAACGTCCTCAAAAAGGGCGCACACGGGAGTTTTTCCAGTGGAACATTGATATTATTGGCTCTCAGGCGATTGAAGCCGATGCAGAACTGCTCGCGGTGGCAGTGGAATTTTTCAAGAGTGTGGGCTTGACCTCGCAACAGGTCAAATTGCTTGTGAATAATCGTCGACTGATGGATGTTCAACTGGAAAATTTGGGCATACGAGAAGGCCAGAAAAGGGATGTGTTCCGCCTCATTGACCGTAAAGAAAAATTACCTTTGCCAGAATGGCGACAATATGCATTCGATTTTGGACTTACTCAGGAACAATTATCCGGACTGGAAAGTTTGCTGGTCAATGAATCCCTTTGGGAAACTTCGGACGAACTCAAGCGCGTGTTTGAACTGTTGGAAGGAATGGGAATCCGCGAGTATGTTGAATTTGCTCCCCAAATCATTCGTGGGTTGGACTATTACACCGGCACAGTATTCGAGGCAAAAGATCTGGACGGTGGACGTTCCATCCTGGGGGGAGGGCACTACGATAATCTCGTAGCCAATGTGGGTGGAGAGCCGCTCCCTGGGGTGGGGTTTGCCATGGGAGATGTGATGATCACACTGGTATTAGAGAAGTATGGCAAATTGCCGGCGCTTGAAACTGCACCTGCGCAAGTTTTGGTGACTGTTTTTGATCTTGAACGGTTGCCGCAGTCCTTCGCTTTAGCGGCTCGCTTGCGTGAGCAGGGGTTGAAAGTAGTCTGGTATCCCGAAGCGGCAAAACTCCAAAAGCAATTGAAATTTGCTGACCGCGCCGGGATTCGCTTTGCAGTGATTTATGGACCCGATGAGATTTCTGCTGGACAGGTTGCTTTGAAGGACCTTCATCAGCGCAATCAGGAACTTGTCTCTGTGGAGAATGTCGGTGAGCGTGTACGTCAAATTCTTGCACAGAGCGAGAGGGTATGA
- a CDS encoding DRTGG domain-containing protein — MNLNELAELINGKYLNQTTPTLKEIKGAFAADLMSDVLATIQPHAVLITGLCNPQVIRTAVMADITAIVFVRGKQPPQETIDLADEESIPIISTPMGMYEVCGKLYVAGLSSLEQVVNPDECDCG; from the coding sequence ATGAATCTGAATGAACTTGCCGAGTTAATCAACGGTAAATACCTTAATCAAACTACGCCCACTCTTAAGGAAATTAAGGGAGCGTTTGCCGCAGATTTAATGTCAGATGTGCTGGCAACCATCCAGCCCCATGCGGTGCTGATTACTGGCCTATGTAACCCTCAAGTTATTCGGACTGCAGTGATGGCAGATATCACTGCAATCGTCTTTGTACGGGGGAAACAACCGCCACAGGAAACCATTGATCTGGCAGATGAAGAGTCCATTCCCATTATTTCCACCCCAATGGGAATGTACGAAGTGTGCGGCAAGTTATATGTAGCGGGGTTGTCCAGCCTTGAACAGGTTGTCAATCCGGATGAATGTGATTGCGGGTAA
- a CDS encoding CBS domain-containing protein: MSAEPPLRKTLTDQDIQQITRTEELAYELKVEEVMSRDVKCLHPDMLMHQALELFRNERISGAPVTCDSTLCGVLSMEDLIRCLLNQDLDARISAYMTPNPFYIHPADPVIEALKLFVSTRHGRLPVIDQDRKVVGILTKGDITVGLLKALQKDFQAEEIRRYRASHLFEDIVSDRTSLILRYQIKPRDFTHGGAASSNIKRALLRLGASPNIARRCGIAAYEAEMNLIIHTTNGGVIRVEIEPHQITLEATDDGPGIRDIDLAMQPGYSTATEEIRELGFGAGMGLVNIRRCVDQFRLESTWGKGTRLRVRIFMNPEESSKSTSENERENR; encoded by the coding sequence ATGAGTGCCGAACCTCCTCTCCGAAAAACGCTGACCGATCAGGATATCCAGCAAATCACCCGTACAGAGGAACTGGCATATGAGTTAAAGGTGGAGGAAGTCATGAGCCGGGATGTTAAATGTTTGCATCCCGACATGCTCATGCACCAAGCCCTGGAGTTATTTCGAAATGAACGCATTTCTGGTGCTCCAGTCACCTGTGACTCAACCCTTTGTGGGGTTCTCAGTATGGAAGACTTAATCCGATGCCTCCTGAACCAGGACCTGGATGCCAGAATTTCTGCATATATGACCCCCAACCCATTTTACATTCACCCCGCTGACCCGGTAATAGAAGCCTTGAAATTATTTGTCTCCACAAGACACGGGCGGTTGCCGGTCATCGATCAGGACCGGAAAGTTGTGGGAATCTTAACCAAGGGCGATATTACAGTAGGACTGCTGAAGGCGCTTCAAAAAGACTTTCAAGCCGAGGAAATTCGCAGATACCGTGCCAGCCACTTATTTGAAGATATTGTTTCGGATCGCACCAGTCTTATTCTTCGTTACCAAATCAAACCCCGCGATTTTACACATGGAGGCGCCGCATCCAGTAACATCAAGCGGGCTCTTCTCCGCCTTGGCGCAAGCCCAAACATTGCTCGACGTTGTGGAATTGCCGCTTACGAAGCGGAAATGAATCTCATCATTCATACAACAAACGGGGGCGTTATCCGCGTTGAAATCGAACCTCACCAGATCACCCTGGAAGCGACCGACGATGGGCCAGGCATACGCGATATTGACCTCGCTATGCAACCGGGTTATTCGACAGCCACAGAGGAAATTCGCGAATTAGGATTTGGAGCGGGAATGGGGTTAGTCAATATTCGGCGATGTGTGGATCAATTCCGCCTGGAATCCACCTGGGGTAAAGGTACTCGTCTGAGAGTAAGAATTTTCATGAATCCGGAAGAATCATCAAAAAGCACTTCAGAAAACGAAAGGGAGAACCGATGA
- a CDS encoding DRTGG domain-containing protein gives MNLTLGQIAKTLNLDLLTQSVDWEEIRPTAGYTSDMLSCVMAGAPHRSIWITLQAHMNIIAVAALLELSAVIITEGAQPEPNTIEKANEKGVILFSTKASSFEVAGRLWEMGLRAVSSEE, from the coding sequence ATGAACCTGACACTCGGACAGATTGCCAAGACGTTAAACCTGGATCTTCTCACCCAATCGGTGGATTGGGAAGAAATTCGTCCCACTGCTGGGTACACGTCAGATATGTTGAGTTGTGTTATGGCTGGCGCCCCTCATCGGAGTATCTGGATCACTTTACAGGCTCACATGAATATCATTGCTGTGGCTGCCTTGCTGGAACTTTCTGCAGTAATTATTACCGAAGGCGCACAACCTGAACCCAATACCATTGAAAAAGCCAATGAAAAAGGAGTTATTCTGTTCTCCACCAAAGCCAGTTCTTTTGAGGTCGCTGGGCGTTTATGGGAGATGGGATTACGCGCTGTTTCCTCTGAGGAATGA
- a CDS encoding PHP domain-containing protein, translated as MSTFIRAEFHIHTVLSPCADIEMIPPLIVEQALSRNIHLIAITDHNHTANIEAVQKAAEGTPLKVLPGMELQTSEEVHVLCLFEKLEQAKAFQKIVDEHLPNLENNIDFFGEQFVVDETGDFLRREERLLLTSTSLNLHQAWEEVQALGGLFIPAHVNRKAFGLLPTLGMIPLDTPIEIVEISRDLPKEKVCELYPQICSTPFIQSGDAHFLDDILGWNHLWIPEISLKEISLAIQSLSPQRHQIISD; from the coding sequence ATGAGTACATTCATCAGAGCAGAGTTTCACATTCACACAGTTTTATCCCCTTGCGCGGATATCGAAATGATTCCGCCTTTGATTGTGGAACAAGCCTTAAGTCGAAACATTCATCTTATTGCTATTACCGACCACAACCACACAGCCAACATCGAAGCGGTTCAGAAGGCCGCCGAAGGTACCCCCTTAAAAGTTCTCCCTGGAATGGAATTACAAACTTCTGAGGAAGTCCACGTTTTGTGTTTATTCGAGAAACTGGAGCAAGCCAAAGCCTTTCAGAAAATTGTTGATGAGCATTTACCCAATTTGGAAAATAATATTGATTTTTTCGGAGAACAGTTCGTTGTAGATGAAACCGGCGATTTCCTTCGCAGAGAAGAACGACTGCTTCTTACTTCAACCAGCCTAAACTTACACCAGGCATGGGAAGAAGTCCAGGCTTTAGGAGGACTTTTCATTCCTGCACACGTTAACCGGAAAGCCTTTGGATTGCTCCCTACACTGGGAATGATCCCTCTGGATACACCCATTGAGATAGTAGAAATTTCCCGAGACCTTCCCAAGGAAAAAGTTTGTGAACTTTATCCACAAATCTGCTCCACACCATTCATTCAAAGCGGTGATGCCCATTTTCTGGACGACATTCTGGGGTGGAATCATCTCTGGATACCGGAAATTTCGTTGAAAGAAATTTCGCTGGCCATTCAAAGCCTTTCTCCGCAACGACATCAGATTATTTCTGATTAA
- a CDS encoding complex I 24 kDa subunit family protein produces the protein MLKSITVPENDPIAIEEKRAIIDQILEQNKHLPGGLMVILNEVQSQIGFISEPMQQYIANKLHVPVSTVHGVVSFYSFFTTTPRGKHTIKFCMGTACYVGGTPQLIEKAKQVLGIDPGETTPDGQITLELCRCVGACSQAPVIVVDEEIQGRVRPNKFPQLLRLIQDEQKGS, from the coding sequence ATGCTGAAATCCATTACCGTACCTGAAAATGACCCCATTGCGATCGAGGAAAAACGCGCCATCATAGATCAAATCTTAGAGCAAAACAAGCACTTGCCCGGCGGTTTAATGGTGATTTTAAACGAAGTCCAAAGCCAGATAGGCTTCATCTCCGAGCCCATGCAACAATATATTGCCAACAAACTGCATGTGCCGGTAAGCACCGTTCACGGTGTGGTATCCTTTTATTCCTTCTTTACCACTACCCCCCGAGGTAAACACACCATTAAGTTTTGTATGGGAACTGCCTGTTATGTCGGCGGCACCCCTCAACTGATTGAAAAAGCCAAACAAGTCTTGGGAATTGATCCGGGGGAAACGACACCCGACGGACAGATTACTCTTGAACTATGCCGTTGTGTGGGGGCTTGCAGTCAAGCCCCGGTGATTGTGGTGGATGAAGAAATTCAGGGACGCGTTCGCCCGAACAAGTTCCCTCAACTGCTCAGACTGATTCAAGACGAGCAAAAGGGGTCGTGA
- a CDS encoding ATP-binding protein has translation MKELALHLLDIAHNSVSANARNITIEVVEDTRSDLLTLVVKDDGKGMDAQMVQQVVDPFVTSRTTRNVGLGIPLLKAAAEACGGNLEIHSTPGKGTEVIVTFQRSHIDRMPLGNLAETFFTLVVGCPEVHWKFVYQVDDNQYEFDDTLVKQELGDVPLSDPLVLNYLRDELESGIKTLQASFSEIS, from the coding sequence GTGAAAGAACTGGCTTTACACTTACTGGATATTGCTCACAACAGTGTTTCGGCAAATGCACGAAACATTACGATTGAGGTTGTAGAAGATACTCGATCTGATTTACTCACCCTTGTGGTGAAGGACGACGGCAAAGGCATGGACGCCCAAATGGTTCAACAGGTTGTCGATCCATTTGTAACCAGTCGAACGACCCGGAATGTAGGACTGGGCATTCCCCTGCTGAAAGCCGCGGCAGAAGCCTGTGGAGGTAATCTGGAGATTCATTCCACCCCAGGTAAGGGTACCGAAGTCATTGTTACCTTTCAACGAAGCCACATTGACCGCATGCCTCTTGGAAACCTTGCAGAAACCTTCTTCACCCTGGTGGTAGGATGTCCAGAAGTCCACTGGAAATTTGTCTACCAGGTGGACGACAATCAGTATGAATTTGATGACACTTTGGTTAAACAGGAACTTGGTGACGTCCCACTGTCGGACCCTCTGGTACTGAACTATTTACGTGATGAATTGGAATCCGGCATTAAGACGCTCCAGGCATCCTTTTCAGAAATCTCATAA
- a CDS encoding (2Fe-2S) ferredoxin domain-containing protein: MDRVKSLEDLKKLREQALEKRKLKTASGEVQIIVGMGTVGIAAGARETLKAILEFIEKENLSGITVRQTGNIGWDSYEPIVQVVIGDQPKVTYGKVTPDVAIRIMKEHVLNGQVVKDFMLEG, encoded by the coding sequence ATGGACAGGGTAAAAAGCCTTGAGGACCTGAAGAAACTTCGCGAACAAGCCCTTGAGAAGCGAAAATTAAAAACAGCATCAGGGGAAGTACAAATTATTGTGGGAATGGGCACGGTTGGTATCGCTGCTGGAGCCCGTGAAACCTTGAAAGCCATTCTAGAATTCATCGAGAAGGAAAATCTCTCGGGAATCACTGTACGTCAGACCGGCAACATTGGCTGGGATTCGTATGAACCGATTGTACAGGTGGTCATTGGGGATCAGCCCAAAGTTACCTATGGCAAGGTTACCCCTGATGTGGCTATTCGCATCATGAAAGAGCATGTTCTCAACGGACAGGTGGTCAAAGACTTCATGCTGGAAGGCTAA
- the nuoF gene encoding NADH-quinone oxidoreductase subunit NuoF has product MAFYRSHVLVSVDPECVKRGAHQIIDALNDELVAQGLIDEIQVLETSRIGDPVLFGPDIIVYPEGVHYACLSPDDIPYLVEEHFLKGRIVEKFRAQEKKIVDEELGAPKAKEVRVVLRNCGVIDPNNIEDYIAEDGYMALAKVLSDMTPEQVIDEVTRSGLRGRGGAGFLTGRKWQFCRNSQADMKYIVCNADEGDPGAFMNRRVLESDPHSVIEGMIIAAYAIGARQGYIYCRAEYPLAVKTLNIAIKQAREFGFLGENILGTGFSFDLEVRQGAGAFVCGEETALMASIEGRRGEPRPRPPFPAVSGLWGKPTNINNVETYANVPQIILKGADWFASMGTEKSKGTKTFALAGDVKHTGLIEVPLGITLREIVYDVGGGIKDDKGFKAIQTGGPMGGCLPAEFLDLPVDYESLTQAGSIMGSGGMVVMDEETCMVDIARFFMEFTQEESCGKCTPCRIGTRRLLEILTRICEGKGEDGDIERLEELCDQIRTASLCGLGQGAPNPVASTLKYFRHEYEAHIYEKRCPAKVCRALITYEIVPETCTGCTVCARNCPVNAITGERRQPHKIDPDICVRCGICMQVCNFNAIVIN; this is encoded by the coding sequence ATGGCATTTTACCGATCCCATGTACTCGTATCGGTAGATCCTGAGTGTGTGAAACGGGGCGCTCATCAAATTATTGATGCGTTGAATGATGAGTTAGTCGCTCAGGGTCTTATCGATGAAATTCAGGTGCTGGAAACTTCAAGAATTGGCGATCCTGTTTTATTTGGTCCTGATATCATCGTGTATCCCGAAGGGGTACATTATGCCTGTTTGAGCCCCGACGATATTCCATATCTGGTAGAGGAGCACTTCCTGAAGGGGAGGATTGTCGAGAAGTTCCGCGCTCAGGAAAAGAAAATTGTTGATGAGGAACTTGGAGCTCCAAAAGCCAAAGAGGTGCGGGTCGTTTTGCGCAATTGTGGCGTCATTGATCCCAACAACATCGAGGATTACATTGCCGAAGATGGATACATGGCGCTGGCAAAAGTGCTCTCTGATATGACTCCGGAGCAAGTGATTGACGAAGTCACCCGTTCAGGATTGAGAGGACGTGGTGGTGCCGGTTTCCTTACAGGACGAAAGTGGCAGTTCTGCCGCAATAGTCAGGCGGACATGAAGTATATCGTCTGCAATGCAGATGAAGGAGATCCGGGGGCCTTCATGAACCGTCGGGTGCTTGAATCTGACCCGCACTCGGTTATTGAAGGCATGATCATTGCGGCATATGCCATTGGAGCGCGGCAGGGTTACATCTACTGCCGGGCAGAGTATCCATTAGCGGTAAAAACGCTGAATATTGCCATTAAGCAAGCCAGAGAATTTGGCTTTTTAGGCGAAAATATTCTCGGCACCGGGTTCTCTTTTGACCTGGAAGTTCGGCAAGGGGCGGGTGCTTTTGTATGCGGTGAGGAAACTGCCTTGATGGCTTCCATTGAAGGGCGGCGCGGCGAACCCCGTCCCCGCCCGCCATTCCCGGCTGTCTCCGGTTTGTGGGGTAAACCCACAAACATCAACAATGTAGAAACCTATGCAAACGTCCCGCAAATCATCCTCAAGGGAGCTGATTGGTTTGCCAGTATGGGCACCGAGAAGAGCAAAGGAACAAAGACCTTTGCCCTGGCTGGGGATGTGAAACATACCGGCTTGATTGAGGTACCTCTGGGAATCACCCTGCGGGAAATCGTCTATGATGTTGGCGGTGGCATCAAGGATGACAAAGGCTTCAAAGCCATTCAAACCGGTGGACCCATGGGTGGATGTCTTCCGGCAGAGTTTTTAGACCTGCCAGTAGACTACGAGTCGCTCACCCAGGCAGGCTCGATTATGGGCTCCGGTGGAATGGTAGTAATGGACGAAGAAACCTGCATGGTGGACATTGCCCGCTTCTTCATGGAATTCACCCAGGAAGAGTCCTGCGGGAAATGCACGCCGTGCCGAATTGGCACCCGTCGCCTTTTGGAGATTCTTACCCGCATTTGCGAGGGCAAAGGCGAAGATGGCGACATCGAACGTCTGGAAGAACTTTGCGATCAGATTCGCACGGCAAGCTTGTGTGGACTTGGGCAGGGGGCACCGAATCCGGTTGCCAGTACATTGAAGTATTTCCGTCACGAATACGAAGCCCATATTTATGAGAAACGCTGCCCTGCAAAGGTATGCCGTGCACTGATCACCTATGAAATCGTTCCTGAAACCTGCACAGGTTGTACCGTTTGCGCGCGCAACTGCCCTGTGAATGCCATTACAGGTGAAAGAAGACAACCCCACAAGATTGACCCGGATATTTGTGTGCGGTGTGGGATTTGTATGCAAGTCTGCAACTTCAACGCGATTGTCATCAACTAA
- the nuoE gene encoding NADH-quinone oxidoreductase subunit NuoE, with translation MSNEQPNGKNILEIVRHAVEVHGKTREELIPILQEINRQYGFIPSQGLEEVARLLQIPKSQVFSVATFYHMLNVKEMGRHIILFCESAPCHVVGGREVWRRLKQELKIDAGETTPDKKWSLVTVSCLGVCGVGPVIVIDEDMYGNVTPEMIPDILARYN, from the coding sequence ATGTCAAATGAACAACCCAACGGGAAAAACATCCTTGAAATTGTGCGTCATGCTGTTGAAGTTCACGGCAAAACACGCGAGGAACTAATTCCCATCCTGCAAGAAATTAACAGACAATACGGGTTCATCCCCTCTCAGGGATTAGAAGAGGTTGCCCGACTGCTTCAGATTCCCAAGAGCCAGGTGTTTTCAGTGGCTACGTTCTATCATATGCTGAACGTCAAAGAGATGGGACGGCACATTATTTTATTTTGCGAAAGTGCCCCCTGCCACGTTGTTGGTGGTCGAGAAGTGTGGAGACGTCTGAAGCAGGAATTGAAGATTGATGCCGGCGAAACCACTCCCGATAAGAAGTGGAGTCTGGTGACTGTTTCCTGCCTGGGAGTTTGTGGGGTTGGACCTGTTATTGTGATTGATGAAGACATGTATGGAAACGTAACCCCTGAGATGATTCCTGACATCTTGGCGCGGTATAACTAA
- the nuoF gene encoding NADH-quinone oxidoreductase subunit NuoF, protein MKIYRSMVLISSDPKSMLYGAEEVFQRFQKEIEDRGLQDEVQVSMVGDLGRHEVHPIVIVYPEAVLYGPVKVENVPQIVEEHLYKGRIVPELQLSAQELSGRIAWLTARKGTLPAEQRIVLERAGVIDPANIEDYILHDGYAALGKVLTSMKPEEVIAEVQKSGLKGRGGAGFPTGLKWSFVAKAPGTKKYVICNADESEPGTFKDRVILEGDPHAILEAMAIAGYAVGADEGYIYVRGEYALAQERLAIAIAQAKEYGFLGKNIFGTEFNFEIHVHSGAGAYICGEETALIESIEGKRGEPRARPPYPTTHGLWGKPTLVNNVETLANIPPILRNGAEWYRKFGTPSSPGTKVYTILGNVNNTGLIEVPMGITLREVIAIYGRGMKNGRTFKLAQTGGSSGSVIPASLQDTPMDFESYNKAGVSLGSGALLICDEDTCVVDLAKVLMNFFRRESCGKCTPCRIGTYRAYQILQRISEGQGVLKDLDELLSLSENLVNLSNCGLGQTAATPIKDILKYFRAEVEAHIRLGVCPTGVCTMLPEKTPQET, encoded by the coding sequence GTGAAAATCTATCGTTCAATGGTTCTCATCTCCAGCGACCCGAAAAGCATGCTGTACGGCGCAGAAGAAGTTTTCCAGCGCTTTCAGAAGGAAATTGAAGATAGAGGCTTACAGGATGAAGTGCAAGTCTCCATGGTTGGTGACCTTGGACGGCATGAGGTACATCCCATCGTAATTGTTTATCCTGAGGCTGTGCTCTACGGTCCGGTAAAGGTTGAAAATGTTCCTCAAATTGTTGAAGAACATCTTTACAAGGGGCGAATTGTTCCTGAACTTCAACTTTCTGCGCAGGAATTAAGTGGGCGAATTGCCTGGCTGACAGCGAGAAAGGGAACACTCCCCGCAGAACAAAGGATTGTACTGGAACGCGCTGGAGTGATTGATCCCGCCAATATTGAAGACTATATTCTGCACGATGGGTACGCTGCACTTGGCAAGGTGCTCACCTCAATGAAACCGGAAGAAGTCATTGCTGAGGTGCAAAAGTCAGGACTTAAGGGACGTGGCGGAGCAGGTTTCCCCACCGGTTTGAAATGGTCGTTTGTTGCCAAAGCACCAGGGACAAAAAAATACGTTATCTGTAATGCTGACGAAAGTGAACCCGGTACCTTCAAGGATCGCGTCATTTTAGAGGGCGATCCCCATGCCATTCTGGAGGCTATGGCTATTGCAGGGTATGCGGTGGGTGCCGACGAAGGTTATATTTATGTGCGCGGAGAATACGCACTCGCACAGGAACGGCTTGCCATAGCCATTGCCCAGGCGAAAGAATATGGCTTCCTGGGGAAGAATATCTTTGGCACCGAGTTCAATTTTGAAATTCATGTTCACTCTGGAGCAGGTGCCTACATTTGTGGTGAAGAAACAGCACTGATCGAGTCCATTGAAGGGAAACGAGGAGAGCCGCGTGCCAGGCCACCCTACCCCACAACGCATGGCTTGTGGGGAAAACCCACTCTGGTAAACAATGTAGAGACGCTGGCAAACATTCCGCCTATCCTGCGAAATGGAGCAGAATGGTACAGAAAGTTTGGTACCCCCAGCAGTCCAGGCACTAAAGTCTACACGATTTTAGGGAATGTCAACAATACAGGGCTGATTGAAGTTCCCATGGGAATTACCTTGCGTGAGGTTATTGCCATCTATGGGCGCGGGATGAAAAATGGACGTACTTTTAAGTTGGCTCAAACAGGAGGTTCTTCTGGATCAGTGATTCCAGCCAGCCTGCAAGACACCCCAATGGATTTCGAATCCTATAATAAAGCCGGGGTATCTCTGGGTTCAGGAGCCTTGCTCATCTGTGATGAAGATACCTGCGTGGTGGATTTAGCGAAAGTGCTGATGAATTTCTTCCGCAGGGAAAGTTGCGGCAAGTGTACGCCATGCCGCATTGGCACTTATCGAGCCTACCAGATCCTGCAACGCATTTCAGAAGGACAAGGCGTTCTTAAGGATCTGGATGAATTGCTCAGTTTGAGTGAAAATCTGGTGAATCTGTCCAACTGTGGTTTAGGGCAAACCGCGGCTACCCCCATCAAAGATATTCTCAAATATTTCCGAGCCGAAGTAGAAGCCCATATTCGCTTAGGGGTATGCCCAACCGGAGTTTGCACCATGCTTCCAGAAAAAACCCCGCAGGAAACATAA
- a CDS encoding Crp/Fnr family transcriptional regulator yields the protein MNMRQTHLTEIYQGIPLFHGFSPEILTRLAQISRVREVPPQEFLFKEGDTDRTLYILLDGEVKLSCYAPGYGEVVIAKAEALDILGWSSMTSMIRQRLESAQTTRRSTLLCIDTEALQKICDENPAIGYQIAQRIANLAATTLMQSRINLLQIIREQATQRYKEDTLEFSE from the coding sequence ATGAATATGCGTCAAACTCACCTAACCGAAATTTATCAGGGGATTCCCCTGTTCCACGGATTCTCACCGGAGATTCTTACCCGGTTGGCACAAATAAGCCGAGTTCGCGAGGTACCACCACAAGAATTCCTCTTCAAAGAGGGAGATACAGATCGGACCCTGTATATTCTACTGGACGGTGAGGTCAAATTATCCTGTTACGCTCCAGGATATGGTGAGGTAGTCATTGCGAAGGCTGAAGCGCTGGACATTCTCGGGTGGTCTTCTATGACCTCTATGATTCGGCAAAGGCTTGAAAGCGCACAAACCACCCGTCGAAGCACCTTGCTCTGCATAGATACTGAAGCCCTTCAGAAGATTTGTGATGAGAATCCGGCTATTGGCTATCAGATTGCCCAAAGGATTGCCAACCTTGCCGCAACTACCTTAATGCAGAGCCGTATAAACCTTTTGCAAATCATTCGAGAACAGGCTACTCAGCGCTATAAAGAGGATACACTGGAATTTTCAGAGTAG
- the hypA gene encoding hydrogenase maturation nickel metallochaperone HypA, with protein sequence MHELSVTEHILNLALQYAEKNQATRVTDIYLVIGRLSSFVDDSIQFYWDLISQNTLCEGAALHFERVPARLLCLNCEQEFEIHTELAPCPNCFSTRVKVLTGEEFYLDSIAIETTTEKENEQSSDHC encoded by the coding sequence GTGCATGAGTTATCGGTAACCGAACACATTCTGAATCTTGCGCTTCAATACGCCGAAAAGAACCAGGCTACCCGTGTCACAGATATCTATCTGGTCATCGGGCGCTTATCCAGCTTTGTAGACGACTCCATTCAGTTCTACTGGGATCTTATCAGCCAAAACACCCTTTGCGAGGGAGCCGCACTTCACTTTGAGCGAGTGCCAGCGCGGTTATTGTGCCTAAATTGTGAACAGGAATTTGAGATTCATACGGAGTTAGCCCCTTGCCCGAATTGCTTCAGCACGCGGGTCAAGGTTCTAACAGGAGAAGAATTTTATCTGGACAGTATCGCAATTGAGACAACTACGGAGAAAGAAAATGAGCAATCGAGTGACCATTGTTGA